The Aspergillus luchuensis IFO 4308 DNA, chromosome 7, nearly complete sequence genome has a segment encoding these proteins:
- the tim9 gene encoding protein transporter TIM9 (BUSCO:EOG09265L8N;~COG:U;~EggNog:ENOG410PQZ5;~InterPro:IPR004217,IPR035427;~PFAM:PF02953) — protein sequence MESLNASEQRELASRMERRQMKEFMTMYSKLVQRCFDDCVNDFTTKSLINREEGCVLRCVDKFMKGSARLNERFQEQNQAMMMQGQQR from the exons ATGGAATC CCTCAACGCCTCTGAGCAGCGTGAGCTCGCCTCTCGCATGGAGAGACGCCAGATGAAGGAATTCATGACC ATGTACTCCAAGCTCGTCCAGCGCTGCTTCGATGACTGCGTCAACGACTTCACCACCAAGTCCCTGATCAACCGCGAAGAGGGCTGTGTCCTGCGTTGTGTCGACAAGTTCATGAAGGGATCGGCTCGCCTGAACGAGCGGTTCCAGGAACAGAAccaggccatgatgatgcagggACAACAGCGGTAA
- a CDS encoding putative 1-aminocyclopropane-1-carboxylate deaminase (COG:E;~EggNog:ENOG410PI5H;~InterPro:IPR036052,IPR027278,IPR005965,IPR001926;~PFAM:PF00291;~go_function: GO:0008660 - 1-aminocyclopropane-1-carboxylate deaminase activity [Evidence IEA];~go_function: GO:0030170 - pyridoxal phosphate binding [Evidence IEA];~go_process: GO:0009310 - amine catabolic process [Evidence IEA]), which produces MTIQTQTTPTKDPLTLPPPFSTIPRHQLTFGPSPIHALPLITSALSPPPSTPSTTIYAKRDDLSSPLASGGGNKTRKLEYLIPDALRQNSTTLISIGGIQSNHTRQVAAAATVTGLKCRVIQEDWVPWNDPHYSKVGNIQLSRLMGADVRLDPSGFGIEHKSTLKKLEEECIANGEKPYYIPAGASDHPLGGLGFARWAFEVRAQEKEMGVEFGTVVVCAVTGSTMAGMVAGFKLLEKLDRESGSGRGRTRVVGIDASAKPKETREQVLRIAKETAERIGLGRDGVTEEDVELWEEWHGGVYGVPDKRTWEAIEFAAKTEAFITDPVYEGKSFAGMMDLVKRGEIQGNILFAHLGGQLALNAYSDLGKTQ; this is translated from the coding sequence ATGAccatccaaacccaaaccacTCCAACCAAAGaccccctcaccctcccaccccccttcAGCACCATCCCCCGCCACCAACTAACCTTCGGCCCATCCCCGATCCACGCCCTCCCACTAATCACCTCGGCCCTatcccctccaccatccacccccagcaCAACCATCTACGCCAAACGCGAcgacctctcctccccactcGCCTCAGGGGGCGGAAACAAGACCCGCAAACTGGAATACCTGATCCCAGACGCCCTTCGCCAAAACAGCACAACGCTCATCTCGATCGGGGGAATCCAATCGAACCACACCCGCCAAGTGGCCGCGGCCGCCACAGTGACAGGGCTAAAATGCCGAGTAATCCAAGAAGACTGGGTACCCTGGAATGATCCCCACTATTCAAAGGTGGGCAACATCCAGCTGTCGCGACTCATGGGCGCAGACGTACGGCTTGACCCATCTGGATTCGGGATCGAGCATAAATCCacgctgaagaagctggaagaggagtGTATCGCGAACGGGGAGAAGCCGTATTACATCCCTGCGGGCGCGTCGGATCACCCGTTGGGCGGACTGGGGTTCGCGCGGTGGGCGTTTGAGGTGCGGgcgcaggagaaggagatgggcgTGGAGTTTGggacggtggtggtttgtGCGGTGACGGGGAGTACGATGGCGGGGATGGTGGCGGGGTTTAAgttgttggagaagttggatcgggagagtgggagtgggagggggaggacgagggtggtggggatTGATGCGAGTGCGAAGCCGAAGGAGACGAGGGAGCAGGTGTTGAGGATTGCGAAGGAGACGGCGGAGAGGATTGGATTGGGGAGGGACGGGgtgacggaggaggatgttgagttGTGGGAGGAGTGGCATGGGGGTGTTTATGGCGTGCCGGATAAGAGGACGTGGGAGGCGATTGAGTTTGCGGCGAAGACGGAGGCGTTTATTACGGATCCAGTGTATGAGGGGAAGAGTTTtgcggggatgatggatttggtgaagagaggggagattCAGGGCAATATCCTGTTTGCGCATTTGGGTGGGCAGTTGGCGTTGAATGCCTATTCGGATTTGGGGAAGACGCAGTAG
- the INO1 gene encoding inositol-3-phosphate synthase INO1 (COG:I;~EggNog:ENOG410PGB6;~InterPro:IPR036291,IPR013021,IPR002587;~PFAM:PF01658,PF07994;~go_function: GO:0004512 - inositol-3-phosphate synthase activity [Evidence IEA];~go_process: GO:0006021 - inositol biosynthetic process [Evidence IEA];~go_process: GO:0008654 - phospholipid biosynthetic process [Evidence IEA]) encodes MAPHASSDVAANGAVNGSARANAPLFTVNSPNVVYTDNEIRSQYAYHTTDITRTADNKLVATPKATNYHFKVDRKVGKVGVMMVGWGGNNGSTVTAGLLANRRGLEWETREGMRASNYYGSVVMGSTIKLGTDAKTGEEINIPFHDMLPMVHPNDLAIGGWDISSMNLADSMDRAQVLEPTLKQQVRKEMAEMKPLPSIYYPDFIAANQEDRADNVLEGSKACWAHVEKIQQDIRDFKAQNGLDKVIVMWTANTERYTDILPGVNDTADNLLNAIKTSHLEVSPSTVFAVACILDKVPFINGSPQNTFVPGAIQLAEQHKAFIGGDDFKSGQTKMKSALVDFLINAGIKLTSIASYNHLGNNDGKNLSSQKQFRSKEISKSNVVDDMVAANQILYAKDEHPDHTVVIKYMPAVGDNKRALDEYYAEIFMGGHQTISLFNICEDSLLASPLIIDLVLIAEMMTRISWKADEAAEYKGFHSVLSVLSYMLKAPLTPPGTPVVNSLTKQRSALTNIFRACVGLQPESEMTLEHKLF; translated from the exons ATGGCTCCCCACGCTAGCTCGGATGTTGCTGCCAATGGCGCCGTGAACGGGTCCGCTCGTGCCAACGCTCCTTTGTTTACCGTCAACTCGCCCAACGTCGTGTACACCGACAATGAAATCAGAAGCCAGTATGCTTACCACACCACTGATATCACCCGCACTGCCGACAACAAGCTCGTTGCCACTCCCAAGGCCACCAACTACCACTTCAAGGTCGACCGCAAGGTGGGCAAGGTGGGTGTCATGATGGTCGGCTGGGGTGGTAACAATGGTTCCACCGTGACCGCAGGTCTTCTTGCCAACCGCCGCGGTCTCGAATGGGAGACCCGCGAGGGCATGCGCGCCTCCAACTACTACGGCTCTGTGGTCATGGGTTCCACCATCAAGCTCGGTACTGACGCCAAGACTGGTGAGGAGATCAACATTCCTTTCCACGACATGCTGCCCATGGTCCACCCCAATGATCTCGCGATTGGTGGCTGGGACATTAGCAGCATGAACCTTGCCGATTCCATGGACCGTGCTCAGGTTCTGGAGCCTACCCTCAAGCAGCAGGTTCGTAAGGAGATGGCCGAGATGAAGCCCCTGCCGAGTATCTACTACCCGGACTTTATCGCTGCCAACCAGGAGGACCGGGCCGACAATGTGCTCGAGGGCTCCAAGGCATGCTGGGCTCACGTTGAGAAGATCCAGCAGGACATTCG CGACTTCAAGGCGCAGAACGGCCTCGACAAGGTCATCGTGATGTGGACTGCCAACACCGAGCGTTACACCGACATCCTGCCTGGCGTCAATGACACGGCCGACAACCTGCTCAACGCTATCAAGACCAGCCACTTGGAAGTGTCCCCGTCCACTGTCTTTGCGGTGGCCTGTATCCTGGACAAGGTTCCCTTCATCAACGGCTCTCCCCAGAACACCTTCGTCCCTGGTGCGATCCAGTTGGCTGAGCAGCACAAGGCCTTCATTGGCGGAGACGACTTCAAGTCGGGCCAGACCAAGATGAAGTCGGCTCTGGTTGACTTTTTGATCAACGCCGGTATCAAGCTCACCTCGATTGCCAGCTACAACCACTTGGGTAACAACGACGGCAAGAACTTGAGCTCCCAGAAGCAGTTCCGGTCCAAGGAGATCTCCAAGTCCAACGTGGTGGACGACATGGTCGCGGCCAACCAGATCCTCTACGCCAAGGACGAGCACCCCGACCACACCGTGGTGATCAAGTACATGCCTGCGGTGGGCGACAACAAGCGCGCGCTCGACGAGTACTACGCGGAGATCTTCATGGGTGGCCACCAGACCATCAGTCTGTTCAACATCTGCGAGGACTCGCTGCTGGCGTCGCCCTTAATCATTGACCTGGTGCTGATTGCCGAGATGATGACTCGCATCAGCTGGAAGGCGGACGAGGCGGCCGAGTACAAGGGCTTCCACAGCGTGCTCAGCGTGCTGAGCTACATGCTCAAGGCTCCTCTGACTCCTCCGGGCACTCCGGTGGTCAACTCGCTCACCAAGCAGCGCAGTGCCCTGACCAACATCTTCCGGGCGTGTGTTGGACTGCAGCCTGAATCGGAGATGACTCTGGAGCACAAGCTGTTCTAG
- the FDH1_4 gene encoding bifunctional alcohol dehydrogenase/S-(hydroxymethyl)glutathione dehydrogenase (BUSCO:EOG09262PIH;~COG:Q;~EggNog:ENOG410PVH9;~InterPro:IPR013154,IPR013149,IPR002328,IPR036291, IPR014183,IPR011032,IPR020843;~PFAM:PF00107,PF08240;~go_function: GO:0008270 - zinc ion binding [Evidence IEA];~go_function: GO:0016491 - oxidoreductase activity [Evidence IEA];~go_function: GO:0051903 - S-(hydroxymethyl)glutathione dehydrogenase activity [Evidence IEA];~go_process: GO:0006069 - ethanol oxidation [Evidence IEA];~go_process: GO:0055114 - oxidation-reduction process [Evidence IEA]): MASTVGQTITCKAAVAWGAGEPLSVEDVEVAPPKAHEVRIQVLHTGVCHTDAYTLSGKDPEGAFPVVLGHEGAGIVESVGEGVTSVKPGDYVVALYTPECRECKFCKSGKTNLCGKIRATQGKGVMPDGTSRFKARGKDLLHFMGTSTFSQYTVVADISVVAVTPKIPTDRSCLLGCGITTGYGAAVVTAKVEEGSNIAVFGAGCVGLSVIQGAVKNKAGRIIVVDVNDGKEAWARKFGATDFVNPTKLGGKTIQEQLIEMTDGGCDYTFDCTGNVGVMRAALEACHKGWGESIIIGVAAAGQEISTRPFQLVTGRVWKGCAFGGIKGRTQLPGLVDDYLNGQLKVDEFITHREKLSEINKAFEQMKAGDCVRCVVDLS; this comes from the exons ATGGCCAGCACTGTCGGACAG ACCATCACCTGCAAG GCTGCCGTCGCCTGGGGCGCCGGAGAGCCTCTCTCCGTTGAGGACGTCGAAGTTGCTCCTCCCAAGGCCCACGAGGTCCGCATCCAGGTCCTTCACACTGGTGTCTGCCACACAG ATGCCTACACTCTCTCCGGAAAGGACCCCGAAGGTGCTTTCCCCGTTGTTCTGGGTCACGAGGGTGCCGGTATCGTCGAGTCCGTCGGCGAGGGCGTTACCTCCGTGAAGCCCGGTGACTATGTCGTTGCTCTCTA CACCCCCGAGTGCCGTGAGTGCAAGTTCTGCAAGTCCGGCAAGACCAACCTCTGTGGTAAGATTCGTGCCACCCAGGGCAAGGGTGTGATGCCCGACGGCACCTCTCGCTTCAAGGCCCGCGGCAAGGACCTGCTGCACTTCATGGGTACCTCCACTTTCTCCCAGTACACCGTCGTGGCCGACATCTCCGTTGTCGCCGTGACCCCCAAGATCCCCACGGACCGTTCCTGCCTGCTTGGCTGTGGTATCACCACCGGTTACGGTGCGGCCGTCGTCACCGccaaggtggaggagggctCCAACATTGCCGTCTTCGGTGCCGGCTGTGTCGGTCTCTCGGTCATCCAGGGTGCGGTCAAGAACAAGGCTGGCCGCATCATCGTGGTCGATGTCAACGACGGCAAGGAGGCGTGGGCCCGCAAGTTCGGCGCCACGGACTTTGTCAACCCCACCAAGCTGGGTGGCAAGACCATCCAGGAGCAGCTGATTGAGATGACGGACGGCGGTTGCGACTACACTTTCGACTGCACTGGTAACGTCGGTGTGATGCGGGCTGCCCTGGAGGCGTGCCACAAGGGATGGGGTGAgagtatcatcatcggtgttgctgctgctggccaggAGATTTCCACTCGCC CATTCCAACTGGTCACTGGCCGTGTGTGGAAGGGATGCGCCTTTGGTGGTATCAAGGGCCGCACGCAGCTTCCGGGATTGGTTGACGACTACCTGAACGGCCAGCTGAAGGTGGACGAATTCATTACGCACCGCGAGAAGCTGTCTGAGATCAACAAGGCGTTTGAGCAGATGAAGGCGGGCGACTGCGTTCGCTGCGTTGTTGACCTGTCATGA